One segment of Solanum lycopersicum chromosome 1, SLM_r2.1 DNA contains the following:
- the CLB1 gene encoding putaive calcium-dependent lipid-binding protein, which yields MGLISGILMGMICGIGLMAVWKHMTRYRSNKRIAKAVDVKVMGCLCRDDLKKVCGDNFPEWISFPVYEQVKWLNKQLSKLWPSIAEAGEAIIKESVEPLLEDYRPPGITSLKFSKLSLGTVAPKIEGIRVQSLKKGQITMDIDLRWGGDPNIVLGVEAAMVASIPIQLKNLQVFTVIRVIFQLTEEIPCISAVVVALLSEPKPRIDYVLKAVGGSLTALPGLSDMIDDTVNTIVTDMLEWPHRIVVPIAPVDTSDLELKPQGKLTVTIVKANGLKNHEMIGKSDPYAVVHIRPLFKVKTKTIDNNLNPVWDQTFELIAEDKETQSLFIEVFDKDNIGQDQRMGVAKLPLNELVADAAKEIELRLLPKLDMLKVKDKKDRGTITIKVLYHEFNKEEQLAALEAEKAILEERKKLKAEGVIGSTMDAVGSGVGMVGSGIGAGVGLVGTGLGAGVGIVGSGFGAVGSGLSKAGKFMGRTFTGSSKKNGSSTPVNSVQENGGAKPLKSE from the exons ATGGGGTTGATTTCTGGGATTCTGATGGGGATGATCTGTGGGATCGGGTTAATGGCAGTTTGGAAGCATATGACGAGGTACAGGAGCAACAAGAGAATTGCTAAG GCAGTAGATGTAAAAGTAATGGGCTGCCTCTGCAGGGATGATCTGAAGAAAGTTTGTGGCGATAACTTTCCTGAATGGATATCATTCCCGGTTTATGAACAG GTCAAATGGTTGAACAAACAGTTGAGCAAGTTGTGGCCATCCATTGCCGAA GCAGGAGAGGCTATTATAAAAGAATCTGTTGAACCTCTTTTAGAAGATTATCGACCTCCTGGAATTACTTCATTGAAGTTCAGCAAGTTATCATTGGGAACTGTGGCACCCAAAATAGAAG GTATTCGTGTTCAGAGCCTTAAAAAAGGTCAAATCACTATGGATATAGACCTCCGATGGGGTGGTGATCCCAATATTGTCTTAGGTGTTGAAGCTGCAATGGTTGCTTCGATACCCATTCAG TTGAAAAATCTTCAAGTTTTCACTGTTATTCGTGTCATCTTCCAACTAACTGAGGAAATCCCTTGCATCTCGGCTGTTGTTGTAGCATTACTTTCTGAG CCAAAACCTAGAATTGACTATGTCTTGAAGGCGGTCGGTGGAAGTTTAACAGCTCTTCCTGGACTTTCAGATATGATTGAT GACACTGTAAATACAATAGTGACAGACATGCTAGAATGGCCGCACAGAATTGTTGTTCCAATTGCACCTGTGGATACTAG TGATTTGGAACTTAAGCCACAAGGGAAGCTCACAGTAACTATTGTCAAGGCTAATGGCTTGAAGAACCACGAAATGATAGGAAAATCCGATCCATATGCTGTTGTACACATACGCCCCCTTTTCAAGGTTAAGACAaaaaccattgacaacaacctAAATCCTGTTTGGGATCAGACGTTTGAATTAATTGCAGAAGACAAGGAGACGCAATCCCTATTCATTGAG GTCTTTGATAAAGACAATATTGGGCAAGACCAGCGAATGGGTGTCGCAAAGTTGCCTCTGAATGAGCTTGTAGCTGATGCTGCTAAAGAAATTGAATTAAGATTACTTCCAAAACTTGATATGCTCAAAGTCAAAGATAAGAAGGATCGGGGCACTATCACAATAAAG GTGTTGTATCATGAGTTCAACAAGGAAGAGCAGTTAGCTGCTCTGGAGGCAGAGAAAGCGATCCTAGAAGAAAGGAAGAAGCTGAAAGCAGAAGGGGTCATCGGCAGCACAATGGATGCGGTTGGTTCAGGTGTCGGTATGGTGGGAAGTGGCATTGGAGCAGGCGTGGGCCTCGTTGGAACGGGACTAGGTGCCGGTGTAGGCATTGTTGGAAGTGGCTTTGGAGCTGTTGGCAGTGGCCTAAGCAAAGCTGGAAAATTTATGGGAAGGACATTCACTGGCAGTTCAAAGAAGAATGGTTCCTCTACTCCAGTAAACTCTGTTCAAGAAAATGGTGGTGCAAAGCCACTCAAAAGTGAATAG
- the LOC101244995 gene encoding early nodulin-like protein 18 has protein sequence MAMAVVDSMVFLFLLPVALFFNLAASQSTGYTNHTVGGSAGWFFNIKTQKASADYSAWAAKQTFNLGDTLVFNTNTNQTVIQTYNATTYKNCTADYASDDDTFQYQGGSNEFGKAMTITVSLTLEGQQYYFSDADDGSQCLNGMAFEIKVGHGIGLPPSLNQPPPPPYVEPPSTVEDAESPPITVVTSSPNGCVRSSAGLFFAVSVLVMLALHLV, from the exons ATGGCCATGGCGGTGGTTGACTCCATGGTCTTCCTATTCTTGTTACCGGTGGCTCTGTTCTTTAACCTGGCAGCTTCACAGTCAACCGGATATACAAACCATACTGTTGGTGGTTCAGCTGGTTGGTTCTTtaacatcaaaactcaaaagGCTTCTGCTGATTACTCTGCTTGGGCTGCTAAACAGACCTTTAATCTTGGTGACACTTTGG TGTTTAATACAAACACCAACCAGACAGTTATTCAAACATACAATGCAACCACCTATAAGAACTGCACCGCGGATTATGCTTCAGATGATGACACATTTCAGTATCAAGGTGGCAGCAATGAATTTGGTAAAGCAATGACAATCACTGTTTCATTGACCCTCGAGGGCCAACAATACTATTTCTCTGATGCTGATGATGGGAGTCAGTGCCTGAATGGAATGGCATTCGAGATCAAAGTGGGGCATGGTATAGGACTTCCTCCGAGCCTCAACCAACCACCTCCTCCACCCTATGTGGAACCACCATCCACAGTTGAAGATGCCGAGTCACCACCTATCACCGTGGTAACCAGCAGCCCTAACGGTTGTGTGAGGAGCAGTGCTGGACTCTTCTTCGCGGTTTCTGTACTTGTAATGTTGGCGTTGCATTTGGTCTAA